In a genomic window of Thiosocius teredinicola:
- the mltB gene encoding lytic murein transglycosylase B — MKRFILLLCCTLALAGTVRAKTPDQLRNEFINDMVKRHGFKRDDLTKTLHQAVTQKRILEAISRPAEKTLNWTEYRAIFLKPERIHGGVDFWRQHADTLARAEKEYGVPPQIIVAILGVETRYGAFTGGHRVLDALHTLGFHYPRRGEFFREQLSHFLRFAKEEDIAPTMPTGSYAGAMGMPQFMPDSFRVYAVDFDGDGHRDIWENPVDVIGSVANYFVKKGNWKRGGPVTTPASSVTGKHKAFVDAGAKPRLTATQLSSAGIKFDDSIATGGKVSLMDFKTDTGTEYWVGSNNFYSIMRYNPRTKYAMAVYQLSEAILAEYQQGLDAQKTAGKQP; from the coding sequence TTATCCTGTTACTGTGTTGTACGCTCGCCTTGGCGGGCACCGTCCGCGCCAAAACGCCGGACCAACTGCGCAACGAATTCATCAACGACATGGTGAAGCGCCACGGCTTCAAGCGTGACGATCTGACCAAGACGCTGCACCAGGCCGTTACGCAAAAGCGCATCCTCGAGGCGATCTCGCGGCCCGCGGAAAAGACCCTGAACTGGACCGAGTACCGTGCAATCTTTCTCAAGCCCGAACGCATCCACGGCGGTGTCGACTTCTGGCGCCAGCATGCCGACACCCTCGCGCGTGCCGAAAAAGAATACGGTGTGCCGCCGCAGATCATCGTCGCCATCCTCGGTGTCGAAACCCGCTACGGCGCGTTTACCGGCGGGCACCGTGTGCTCGACGCGCTGCATACCCTCGGCTTTCACTATCCGCGACGTGGCGAATTCTTCCGCGAGCAGCTCAGCCACTTCCTGCGCTTTGCCAAAGAAGAAGACATCGCGCCGACCATGCCCACCGGCTCGTATGCCGGCGCCATGGGCATGCCGCAATTCATGCCCGACAGCTTCCGCGTGTACGCGGTCGATTTCGACGGCGACGGTCACCGCGACATCTGGGAGAACCCGGTCGACGTGATCGGCAGCGTCGCCAACTACTTCGTCAAGAAGGGCAACTGGAAGCGTGGCGGACCGGTCACCACGCCCGCATCGAGCGTAACGGGCAAGCACAAGGCGTTCGTCGATGCCGGCGCCAAACCGCGGCTCACCGCCACCCAGCTGAGCAGCGCAGGCATCAAGTTTGACGACTCGATCGCCACCGGCGGCAAGGTCAGCCTGATGGATTTCAAAACCGACACCGGCACCGAATACTGGGTCGGCTCGAATAACTTCTATTCGATCATGCGCTACAACCCGCGCACCAAGTACGCGATGGCCGTGTACCAGCTCAGTGAGGCGATTCTCGCCGAGTACCAGCAGGGCCTGGACGCGCAGAAAACCGCAGGCAAGCAACCGTGA